The Bradyrhizobium sp. CCBAU 051011 DNA segment GCCAAGCACCAATGCTTCGCCCCAGAAACACATCGCGCAATCGGGATCGAGCTTTTGCGCCTTGCGGAACGCGCGTTGCGCCTCACCGTGATTGAAGGCGTAGGCCAGGCGCAGACCCTGATTGAAATAGGCTTGCGCCTTTTCGTTCTTGGTCGTGATCTTGTAGGTGATGGATCCGAGGCCGTCCCATAGCGGCGGCTCGGTGTCCGCGAATGCCGGTGCAGAAGAGGCAGCACTCATCTCCGCGCGTGGCACTTCGGTTTGCGCAAGACGAAGCATCATGCCCGGTCGACCGCTCGCGCCCGCTGTCTTGCAGAGCGCAACATCCGGATCAGCGAGGGAAATGTCCCTGGCGCTGGCGCCTGCGTCGGCGAGAGTTGCGATATTGTATGCCAGCAGCGCCGCCAACGAGGTGCCTGCGAGAGCTGCGGCTCCAGTGGAAGCAAGCAGCGTGCGTGAGTGCCTGGAGATGGCCATGTCGTGCTCCCAAACGTTCGTCTTATGGGTCCTAAGGCGTTTGGAAAGGTTCAATGATTGCTCCAAAATGTCGTGCGGGTGCAGCTGAGGCAACGATACTGTCCCAATGTTGCTGGCGCTGAAGCACCGCTCCCAGATGTCGATCAGCGAACACGGGCTTACTTTTAGGCGGACAACTAAACACGGCTGGCCAGAACTTCGGCTGTTGGGTCCGTACAGGCATCCCCTAACGCTCCCCACCGCGAGCCTTTCGATCGTTTCGTCCATAATTTCCAATCATATTTGGTGCCGGGCCTTGAGATGGGTGAGTTCTCGCAGAGACTTCGTGCTGATTGAATGCTGTTGACCGAAGTCAATGGCTTATCCATTACCTAGGCGGAAATTCGGAACCCCCTACCCGTAGGCTGTATGCACGCCGGGGGGTTCCCTTATAACGTTTTTGGCGGCCCTGAAGGGACCCGCGAAAGATTTCGGTGCATCGAGTTTAGAAAATAAACTTCTCAACGCGACTCGAAATTCAATTCCGATTCTGACTCGGTGGCGAGTGCATCCCCATGGCCGGGCCTTGCCCGTGCCATTGCACATTATCAACCGGATAGTTGATTAGGGTATGCCCGCCTTTTCCTTTTCGTTTGTGATTTCTCTTGCGCTTCTACTGCTAGGAAGAAGGTCCTATCGCGTATCACGGAATGATACGTAACCCGATGATTCTATTTCTCTTGACACAAACGTTCGCCGCCGTGCGTCCGGGCGATCAATCGAGGCCGTCTGGAGTGAATAAGAGCGCTTCGAGCGCTGACAGCTGGGGCGGGCTATCAGCCGGGGCGGGCAGGTTACCGGCCTATCGGCTATTGAACGGGTTGACGGGTTAAAATTCAGGCCGCCCATACGCAAACCCCCTATTCCATAGGGGATTGGACGGGTTGAACGGCTTTGCCACCTTTTTGGATCAACTCCCCTTATAATGGGCCATTCCTATCACGCTAATCGCCATCATGGCCCATATATACACCAATCTTTAAAAAGGCGTCCATGGTGTCAGACGTGTCCAAACTCCTATGGAATGAGAGGTTTGCGGTCGGACGGGTTTGGCGCGAACCCGTCCTAACCCGTCCTGTTCTAGCTTGCGAACAACCCTTTGTAGCCTAGCTTTTCTGCAAATGCCTTCCGGGCGTCGCCTAGATTCGGCGCTTCCCACGCCCGTTGACCCCGATACTTCAAGTCGGCGCCGCCGTTCCAGCCATAGCCCTTCAGGCTCTTCAGAACCATTTCGTTCGTAACGTTTGCGCGCGGGTTGATGTAGTGAAGGCATTCACGGTACGCCTTCGCGACGACGGTCGGCTTTAGAAAGAATCCGCCGTCCGCCCAATTGGCGGCCGTAAGTGTTTGCCCTTTGGGTTGGATGATGGCTTCGTCACCGCCGGGTAACTCACCATCGCGCAAGCAGTCATGGTACCACTTGTCGAAGCCCTTCAGCCCTTGGAATTTCTGTTCGGCCATGGCCTGCGTTTTCGGCACGTCGCCGCCGTACGGCTTCCAGTTGCCAAGGTCCATCGACAGCATTTCATGCAGGAACTTCGCGCGCCCGCCTTTGTCTAGTTCGCTGTGCAGGTCGTTCCAGTAGATTCGATTCTCGGAGTCCGCTGGCGCATCAGCCGGGGCGTAGTGTTCTTCCGACACTCGCGACACGCAATAGCGGCGTTCTTCCAGCCCGGCGGGGACGACCCATTCTTCATTGCTTAGAAAGATCAGAGCGACGCGATTGACGCCGCGAAAGCGGTCTAACCCCTTGTAGTGATATTCGCGCTCCGCGCCGGTTATAAGCTTTTTCATCGGACCGAGCCGCTTCACGTCGCCGCCCCACATAGCTTCTTCGACCGACACTAAGCAAAGCGACTCTAGGTGGCCGGTGAAATCGCCAGTTAGGGCGTCGATGGAGTCAACGGACATGCCGTGACTCCCGAACAGTCCGACAAGGGTATCGGCGAAAGTTGATTTGCCGACTCCGATGCTACCTAGGAAGACCAACGCAACGCCGGGAAGCTTGTCAGGGTTTTGGAGTTTCCACGCAGTCCACTTCAGCACGTAGTTATAGACCGCCGTATCCCCTGCGCACAGGTCATCGCGTATCATCGCCTTGAACAGCTCGCACGACCCCTTGCCGCTTGGCTCAATCGCGAAGCCGGTCCACAGATTGAGTCGGCCGTTGACGACGCCGCCGGGATCGCCCTTCGTGTCGAATGTCGTTCCATACGCGGTCTTGCGTCGGGGCCATGTCTGCCACGCTTCGCCAAGCGGTATTGTGTTGGATGCATTCCTCGACAACCCCGTCATGTCGCGTTCGATTCGGAAATTCTCATAGGAGCTAACGAAGTCGTGTCGGCTATAGGCGGTCCATCGCTTGCCCGCGTCGCTGTCCTGTCGGCTCATGATACGGTATTTGCCGTTTGCGACGACCGCGCAATATTTGGTGTTGAGGTCTTCCAACTTCGAGATGGCCTCTTCGGGATAGCCTTCAGCGGCGACTCTGTCGTCGGAGTCGTCTTCCATCGCGTCGAATTCGGCCGCAGCGCCGGGCGGAATCCAGTCATCGAAGTTGGTTTTCATCACATGGCCCTCACATATCGTCCGGGAATTCTTCATCGGTAACGGCATTGGCGGGGACCAAGTCGCTTGCGTTGTTGTCGCGCAGTATCTTGAAGAGCGTTCGAATCGTCACCACGCGGCCGTCACGTTCGGTGTGCAGCGAATCCCATCGCTTGCCGATTCGCTCCGCGTCGTCTGCGTAGTCCGGGTCTGATACTGACCACTTGATAAACTCGCTACGGGCTTCGCCTGCGCTGGCATGGTGACATGCCTGCATCAGCGGAAGCCATTTGTCGTTTGAGTTGAACCTTCGCGGATTCAGCCGCGCGAGCGCCTCGGCAATCTGCGAAAGCGTCCACTCGCCGCCTTCGCCCCCGCCGCCTTCGAGGGGAGTCCGCTTGATGGCGCGCAACAAGGCGCCCGGAATTTTTGGCAAACCGGCCTTGATGTCGGGATGGGCGGGCGACCAATAGTAAGGCTTGCGGTTCGGATGCATCGAACCGGCGGCAACGACCTGACGGCCTTTCGATTTGAATTCAAGGCCTGGGTATGCGTCTAGCGTTTCACGGATCAGCACGTCGGCGGGCTTGCGCATGTAGCAGTGCCAGCCGCCGGACCCGGTGTAGACGCGTGGGAAGGCGTCGCCGTCGGTTCCCAGGTCAAAACACAACGCGACAAAACTGGTGTCGCCGCCGTTGCGGGGGTCAACGTCGAGAACGACTAGTTCATCGGTCAAGCGCACGCCGACATTGTAGCCGCGTTCGATGCAGATCGCCCGGACCGTCCGACTATTGTAGTTTCGGACCGGCCAAGCCGTATGCAGCGGATGCTTGCCGATGGCTTCCTTGACCCATTTGCCCTTTTTCAAAACCCATCGGACTTGAAAAGGCCTGTACAGCGGAATCAGCGGAAAGACGTCCACGTCATAGCGCATCAAGTCTTTGCGCCGCTCGCGCGGAATCGTTCCTTTGCCCCCGGCGATCTTTTGTTTCATAGTCATAGCCTTCGAGTCCATCGTTGCCTGGCCCCGTCACGAGTTGCCATCGTGCGGGGCCGTTCCTTTTGGCGATGGCGGGTCGCCAAGTTGAAAAACTTACCTGACGTTCCGCGCGCCGTCGCGCTTGCGCTTCCAAGCCGCGAGTTCACGCCGGTTGTAGAAACGAACGCCGCCGATCTTGATCGAAGACGGAAAGCCCGGTTCGCGCGCCCGATGGCGGAAGTTGTCCAGCGTCTCGCCGACAAGCCTTGCCGCTTCGGGCGTCGCGGCGACGTCTGCAAGTTTTGGCGTCGTGTTCATGGTCGTGGTCCTTCTGTCTGCTAGGAGGTTAGCGGGCCGGGATTTTGGGAGTCAAAGGAACGTTTGCGCCATCACGACGCCAACGCCGCTTTGCCGCCAGTGATTGCTTCGCCCACTTCAGCGCCGCTTCCGGCGTCAGCCCGAGCGCACATTCGCGATTGAGCGCCGTTGCAAGCAATTCGCGAGTTGGTTCGTCCAGATGCCCGGCGACCTCTTCAACGAACACGCGCCGGTTACTGAGCATCTGCCACGTGAATTTCTGCTTCGCGGTCGCGGACCTCAGCGCGATGCTGTAGCGGGAATAGGTGGCACGTAGGAGACGCAACAGTTCATCGTTGGGGGGCAGGTGTGACTTGGGCATAACGACCTCTCCAGGGCTGACACTTATTGCGGATTAACGCTGCCGCGCCTGTGCGCGGTCAGCCTTCTGCTTGATGGTCTCGTCTCCCGAGACTGTCTTCAGCACTCGAGCCAGCTGGGTGACGATCCTGCGGAGCCGTTCGGGATTGAAGGCTCTTGCTGCCGCGATAAGGTTCTCGGGATTCTGATCCAATTCGTCAGCAAGCAGGGTAAGCCCAGCGGAAAACGGCTCATAGGCGCTAGGTGGGAGGCCGTCATCGGCTTCTCGACGGCCATCATCGCCCATACTTGGTGCGGCTTCATCGTCTCCGGCCGCCGGCGCCGACGTTTGCTCGTCCTCCCC contains these protein-coding regions:
- a CDS encoding primase-helicase family protein; translated protein: MKTNFDDWIPPGAAAEFDAMEDDSDDRVAAEGYPEEAISKLEDLNTKYCAVVANGKYRIMSRQDSDAGKRWTAYSRHDFVSSYENFRIERDMTGLSRNASNTIPLGEAWQTWPRRKTAYGTTFDTKGDPGGVVNGRLNLWTGFAIEPSGKGSCELFKAMIRDDLCAGDTAVYNYVLKWTAWKLQNPDKLPGVALVFLGSIGVGKSTFADTLVGLFGSHGMSVDSIDALTGDFTGHLESLCLVSVEEAMWGGDVKRLGPMKKLITGAEREYHYKGLDRFRGVNRVALIFLSNEEWVVPAGLEERRYCVSRVSEEHYAPADAPADSENRIYWNDLHSELDKGGRAKFLHEMLSMDLGNWKPYGGDVPKTQAMAEQKFQGLKGFDKWYHDCLRDGELPGGDEAIIQPKGQTLTAANWADGGFFLKPTVVAKAYRECLHYINPRANVTNEMVLKSLKGYGWNGGADLKYRGQRAWEAPNLGDARKAFAEKLGYKGLFAS
- a CDS encoding bifunctional DNA primase/polymerase; this translates as MKQKIAGGKGTIPRERRKDLMRYDVDVFPLIPLYRPFQVRWVLKKGKWVKEAIGKHPLHTAWPVRNYNSRTVRAICIERGYNVGVRLTDELVVLDVDPRNGGDTSFVALCFDLGTDGDAFPRVYTGSGGWHCYMRKPADVLIRETLDAYPGLEFKSKGRQVVAAGSMHPNRKPYYWSPAHPDIKAGLPKIPGALLRAIKRTPLEGGGGEGGEWTLSQIAEALARLNPRRFNSNDKWLPLMQACHHASAGEARSEFIKWSVSDPDYADDAERIGKRWDSLHTERDGRVVTIRTLFKILRDNNASDLVPANAVTDEEFPDDM